Within Amedibacterium intestinale, the genomic segment TCAACATAATTATAAAAAAGAATACCTTTTCGGTATTCAGATACTTACATCTTTTGTGTTTTATCTCTTCTAGCAAAATCCACAAAACGAAATTTATCCGGTCTATGTTTTGATACTGTATACTCAAATAACGTTGCATCTTCCAAATAAGTAAAGGATCGAACACAAACAAGCAAATCATAATCCTTCATATCCAAAAGTTGTTTTTCTTCCTTTGTAGCTGGAATTACCGTTATTTCTTTACGAGCAAAGCTAACAGAAAGACCTAGATCCTTTTCAATATATTCATACAAAGAGTTTTGCGCATGTTCCTTTTTCAACCCTTCCACAACATCTGCCTTTAAATAATCTGTATCTAAAATAATTTTTTCTTTTTCTATTTCACGAACACGTACCACTTTATAAACATCGCCACCCTGCATATAAAGTAAATTTTTTATTTCTTCATCGGCTGGCATACGTTTAAATTCGATTACATGCGTTTTTGTTTCATGCACAAGATTACTTTTTTCTAATTCCTTATAACTGGTTACACCAGATACAGGAAAATTAATGGTAGAGGTATCTAAAACAAGTGAGCCCTTTCCCTTTTCTTTTTGAATATATCCATTTGTCGATAATAAATTTAAAGCTTTACGAATCGTATCTCTGGAAGCATCGTATTTTTTCATCAATTCATTTTCACTTGGCAAATAGGAATTTGCTTTTATTGTTTTATCTGCAATTTCTGCACGCAACTGTTCAAAAATCTGTTGATATTTTGGCATGACATCACATCCTTACAAAAAGTATAGCATGTGCGTACAGGTAAAAAAAGGTATTCTATCAAAATTCCTTTTCTGATTGGTAAAAATCTAAAATATCCTGATAAACTTCTTTTTTATTTATCTCATTTAATAATTCATGTCTTTTTCCTTTATATAACTTACCTTTAACTTCTACATAACCCAAAGATTGTAAGAAGCGCTCTGTTTCATAAAACTTTTTCTTGTTTTGAATCACCGGATCATCCTCTCCGCCAATTAATAAAATAGGCAGTGAAACATGATGTACTTGCCAATCATTTTTTTCATAAGCATCTTTCAACATTTGAAACAAATTCAAAAAACCATTATTCGTAAACACAAAACCACAATATGGATCATCATTGTATTGTTTTACTATGTTTTCATCACTGCAAAGCCATGAATTCTTTATCTTATAACCTAGATTATATGGCTGAAAAGCTAAAAAATTAAGAAGATGATTCCGGTGTTTTCCTCCCCACAATTTTGTAGATAGCTTTGATAGAAATAATGCAAATGATGTGAATGGATTCTTTGTAGGAATTCCACATAAGATTACTTTCTCTACTTCTGCATCGTATAGTTTCATATAGTTTCTTGCGATTAAAGTTCCCATACTATGGGCGAACAAATAAACAGGAAGATTTGGATATTCTTGTTTTATATACATCGTTATCTGATGCAAATCCTGAATAATCCCATCTGTCTTATCTGTATAAAAATACCCCAGATCCTTTCCATCTTTTACACTTTTTCCATGTCCTCTATGATCATGAATGACACAAATATAGTGATATTCAACTAAGAAGTTCATAAAAGCAAGATAGCGTTCTTTATATTCCGACATGCCATGTGATATTTGTATGATTCCCTTTGGTTTTCCTTCTGGTACCAGTACCAGTGCTTCCAGCAAAAGACCATCATATTCTGAAGATATTGTTTTTGTTATATATTCCATTAGCGAGTATCTCCTTTAACAAAATGTTCTTTA encodes:
- the treR gene encoding trehalose operon repressor codes for the protein MPKYQQIFEQLRAEIADKTIKANSYLPSENELMKKYDASRDTIRKALNLLSTNGYIQKEKGKGSLVLDTSTINFPVSGVTSYKELEKSNLVHETKTHVIEFKRMPADEEIKNLLYMQGGDVYKVVRVREIEKEKIILDTDYLKADVVEGLKKEHAQNSLYEYIEKDLGLSVSFARKEITVIPATKEEKQLLDMKDYDLLVCVRSFTYLEDATLFEYTVSKHRPDKFRFVDFARRDKTQKM
- a CDS encoding alpha/beta fold hydrolase, which gives rise to MEYITKTISSEYDGLLLEALVLVPEGKPKGIIQISHGMSEYKERYLAFMNFLVEYHYICVIHDHRGHGKSVKDGKDLGYFYTDKTDGIIQDLHQITMYIKQEYPNLPVYLFAHSMGTLIARNYMKLYDAEVEKVILCGIPTKNPFTSFALFLSKLSTKLWGGKHRNHLLNFLAFQPYNLGYKIKNSWLCSDENIVKQYNDDPYCGFVFTNNGFLNLFQMLKDAYEKNDWQVHHVSLPILLIGGEDDPVIQNKKKFYETERFLQSLGYVEVKGKLYKGKRHELLNEINKKEVYQDILDFYQSEKEF